A DNA window from Rossellomorea marisflavi contains the following coding sequences:
- a CDS encoding DUF1801 domain-containing protein has product MYELKTKETDADVLEYIETSVPENRREDAFKLLDLFTEASGFAAKMWGKSIIGFGSYHYKYASGHEGDAALAGFSPRKSKISIYLGCTGTEKDRLLSNLGKHTSGKGCVYINRLSDADADILKELIRLSIHELQTKYPANG; this is encoded by the coding sequence ATGTACGAATTGAAAACGAAGGAAACGGATGCGGACGTGCTGGAATACATCGAAACGTCTGTGCCTGAGAATCGCAGGGAAGATGCTTTCAAACTGCTTGATCTGTTTACTGAAGCCTCAGGGTTCGCGGCGAAGATGTGGGGTAAGAGCATCATTGGATTTGGATCCTACCATTATAAATATGCAAGCGGCCATGAGGGAGATGCAGCACTGGCAGGATTTTCACCACGCAAATCCAAGATTTCAATCTATTTAGGGTGTACTGGAACTGAGAAAGACCGGCTTTTATCGAATCTCGGCAAACATACTAGCGGAAAGGGCTGCGTCTATATCAATCGGTTAAGTGACGCAGACGCGGATATACTGAAAGAACTGATCCGGTTGTCGATCCATGAACTTCAAACCAAATATCCTGCAAATGGGTGA
- a CDS encoding FMN-dependent NADH-azoreductase: protein MSKVLYITAHPHDESTSFSMAAGKAFIDSYKEANPSDEVVHIDLYKENIPHIDADVFSGWGKLQSGSEFNALSAEEQAKVARLNELSDQFVAADKYVFVTPFWNFSFPPVMKAYIDSVSVAGKSFKYTEHGPVGLLTDKKALHIQARGGIYSEGPAAAMEMGHRYLELIMQFYGVPSFEGLFIEGHNAMPEKAQEIKENGIARAKDLAKTF, encoded by the coding sequence ATGTCTAAAGTATTGTACATCACTGCCCATCCACATGATGAGTCTACATCATTCAGTATGGCTGCAGGTAAAGCATTCATCGACTCTTACAAAGAAGCGAATCCATCAGATGAGGTTGTTCACATCGACCTTTACAAAGAAAACATCCCTCACATCGACGCGGATGTATTCAGCGGATGGGGCAAACTCCAAAGCGGAAGCGAGTTCAATGCACTATCTGCTGAAGAGCAAGCAAAAGTAGCCCGTTTGAACGAACTATCTGATCAGTTCGTAGCAGCTGACAAATATGTTTTCGTTACACCATTCTGGAACTTCTCTTTCCCTCCAGTTATGAAAGCTTATATCGATTCTGTCTCAGTTGCAGGAAAATCATTCAAATACACCGAGCATGGCCCTGTTGGACTCCTAACAGATAAAAAAGCCCTTCACATCCAAGCGCGCGGAGGCATCTACTCTGAAGGTCCTGCGGCTGCAATGGAAATGGGACATCGCTACCTTGAACTCATCATGCAGTTCTACGGTGTGCCTAGCTTCGAAGGTCTCTTCATCGAAGGACACAACGCAATGCCAGAAAAAGCGCAAGAGATCAAAGAAAACGGAATTGCCCGTGCAAAAGATCTTGCGAAAACATTCTAA
- a CDS encoding nucleotidyltransferase domain-containing protein, protein MTLERAFHSAKELILDRFPSCHAALLSGSVVRGQETATSDLDIIVIHNELASSYRESLIWQGWPVELFVHNSTGILDFFKDDCLRGRPSLPRMIAEGLPLKSNQTLDSLKVIANRLLSAGPESWDEDTIDRKRYFLTDALDDFNGCTDRGEGLFIAGHLAELLHEFVLRTNGCWIGSSKWITRALREFDPEYALRFVDAFDSYYKHGEKRAVTTLVDQALSPFGGRLFDGFSIGKPIDEPSS, encoded by the coding sequence ATGACTCTCGAGCGTGCATTTCATTCTGCCAAAGAGTTGATCCTTGACCGGTTTCCTTCTTGTCACGCGGCCTTATTGAGTGGCAGTGTCGTCCGGGGACAGGAGACAGCGACTTCTGATCTCGACATCATCGTGATACATAATGAACTCGCCTCCTCCTACAGGGAAAGCCTGATCTGGCAGGGATGGCCGGTTGAATTATTTGTCCATAACTCTACTGGGATCCTTGATTTTTTCAAGGATGATTGCCTCCGTGGCAGGCCATCACTCCCGCGGATGATCGCAGAAGGGCTGCCTCTGAAAAGTAATCAAACACTCGACTCATTAAAGGTTATCGCAAACAGACTGCTGAGTGCCGGACCGGAAAGCTGGGATGAAGATACCATTGATAGGAAGCGGTATTTTCTAACAGATGCCCTTGATGATTTCAACGGGTGTACCGACCGGGGAGAAGGACTGTTCATTGCCGGTCATCTGGCAGAACTGCTTCATGAATTTGTTTTAAGGACAAATGGATGTTGGATCGGCAGTTCAAAATGGATTACGAGGGCCCTGAGGGAGTTTGACCCTGAGTATGCACTACGTTTTGTCGATGCATTTGATTCCTATTACAAACACGGGGAGAAAAGAGCGGTGACCACTCTGGTGGATCAAGCTCTCAGTCCGTTCGGAGGCCGCTTGTTCGACGGATTTTCAATCGGGAAACCCATTGATGAGCCATCTTCCTGA
- a CDS encoding sporulation protein, with protein sequence MMFAKLMCKMGIGAAKIDLVLHRSAYCPGELIKGEYELIGGKVDQKLKRIETDLLQYNEKTECSSVLHQNTILSSSIMKAGEQRKIQFACRLADTFPPSKEGISYKFVTRLIFEEGMHRKDHDSFQIIPD encoded by the coding sequence ATGATGTTTGCAAAGTTGATGTGTAAGATGGGGATCGGTGCTGCGAAGATCGATCTTGTACTGCATCGTTCTGCCTATTGTCCAGGAGAACTCATTAAAGGGGAATACGAATTGATCGGCGGTAAAGTCGATCAGAAGCTGAAGAGGATCGAGACAGATCTGCTGCAGTACAATGAAAAGACCGAGTGTTCATCCGTCCTTCACCAGAATACGATCCTGAGCTCTTCCATTATGAAAGCAGGAGAACAACGAAAAATTCAATTTGCCTGCCGATTGGCAGATACGTTCCCTCCAAGTAAAGAGGGGATTTCGTATAAATTCGTTACCCGTCTCATATTTGAGGAAGGCATGCATCGAAAAGATCATGACAGCTTCCAAATCATACCTGATTAA